Proteins from one Vitis riparia cultivar Riparia Gloire de Montpellier isolate 1030 unplaced genomic scaffold, EGFV_Vit.rip_1.0 scaffold669_pilon_pilon, whole genome shotgun sequence genomic window:
- the LOC117910243 gene encoding glutamate receptor 2.8-like — MRRNLTQILISLPLFLFPTIFFIEKGMAQNTTIPVKVGVVLDLDTWVGKMGLSCISMALSDFYASHGHYKTRVVTKIRDSKRDVVGAAAAALDLLQNEEVQAIIGPASSMQANFVIGLGDKAHVPIISFSATSPSLSSLRSQYFVRATLNDSAQVPAIRAIVQAFGWREVVLIYVDNEFGNGVIPYLTDALQEIDTRISYRSIIHPLATDDQIREELYKLMTMPTRVFIVHMFTPLGPRLFTRANEIGMMKEGYVWILTDGLTDILSTLDPSVIDSMQGVLGVKPHVPRSKELESFKIRWKRKIQQEYPTNESFELNIFGLWAYDAASGLAMAVEKLGPTNFSFQKSNTHRNSTDLDTVGVSQIGPSLLRSLLSTRFKGLSGHFQIFNRQLRSSAFQVVNVIGKGERGVGFWTPVNGTVRKLHSTSKANLGTIVWPGESPSVPKGWVLPTNKKKMRIGVPVTKGFGEFVKVTRDPSTNATEVTGFSIAVFDAVMAALPYAVPYEYSLFQTPDGDPAGDYNDLIYQVYLQKYDAVVGDTTILANRSLYVDFTLPYTESGVSMIVPIVDRRRKNAWVFLKPLTWDLWVTSSCFFVFIGFVIWVLEHRVNKDFRGPRSHQVGTIFWFSFSTLVFAQKERIVNNLARFVVIIWLFVVLILTQSYTASLTSMLTVQQLNPTITDINELIKKGERVGCHHGSFVHDFLIESMKFDKSKLVIYESPEELDELFSIGRVAAAFDEIPYVKTFLTKYCSKYTAVGPTYKFDGFGFVFPKGSPLVADVSRQVLNVTEGAKMLQFEEAWFGQTTSCPELTNSVSSNSIGLNSFWGLFLIAGVASFVALITCITTFLYENRDALINLNSPSSIWRKIKAMVTRFDDKDLRSHTFREIDQLQDERHQSHGCSYTNFPPSPSSLLIPTHNNSAFFGEQGTPSSGHADPVGPNRRMSPHIMFEYELANINHE, encoded by the exons ATGAGAAGGAACCTTACCCAAATCCTTATCTCTCTCCCGCTCTTTCTCTTTCCCACgatttttttcatagaaaagGGCATGGCACAGAACACAACAATCCCAGTTAAAGTGGGAGTGGTTCTGGACTTGGATACATGGGTTGGGAAGATGGGCTTGAGCTGCATCTCCATGGCCCTCTCAGACTTCTATGCCTCTCATGGCCACTACAAAACCAGGGTGGTTACAAAAATCAGAGACTCCAAAAGAGATGTTGTTGGTGCAGCTGCAGCAG CTCTAGATTTATTACAAAATGAGGAAGTTCAAGCCATCATAGGACCAGCATCCTCCATGCAGGCCAACTTTGTGATTGGTCTCGGAGACAAGGCTCATGTGCCCATCATTTCATTTTCTGCAACTAGTCCTTCCCTTTCTTCGCTCCGGAGTCAATATTTTGTCCGAGCCACACTGAATGACTCAGCTCAAGTACCAGCTATAAGGGCAATTGTCCAAGCCTTTGGGTGGAGAGAAGTTGTGCTCATTTACGTGGACAACGAGTTTGGAAATGGAGTGATACCATATCTTACTGATGCCTTGCAAGAGATTGACACCCGTATCTCCTACAGGAGCATCATTCATCCATTAGCCACCGATGATCAAATCCGCGAAGAGCTTTACAAGTTGATGACAATGCCAACCAGAGTTTTCATTGTACACATGTTTACACCTCTAGGCCCACGGCTTTTCACCAGAGCGAATGAGATTGGAATGATGAAAGAAGGTTATGTTTGGATTCTAACTGATGGGTTAACTGATATCTTGAGTACTTTGGATCCATCTGTCATTGATTCAATGCAAGGAGTGTTGGGCGTGAAGCCTCATGTTCCAAGATCGAAAGAGcttgaaagttttaaaatcagATGGAAAAGGAAAATCCAACAAGAATATCCAACCAATGAAAGCTTTGAGCTGAACATTTTTGGACTCTGGGCTTATGATGCTGCTTCTGGGCTAGCCATGGCAGTTGAAAAACTTGGGCCAACAAACTTCAGCTTCCAAAAGTCTAATACTCACAGAAATTCAACCGATCTTGATACTGTAGGAGTCTCCCAAATTGGTCCAAGTCTTCTCCGATCACTATTAAGTACTAGATTTAAGGGCCTCAGTGGacactttcaaatttttaacaGGCAACTACGTTCATCAGCTTTTCAGGTAGTCAATGTGATCGGCAAAGGGGAAAGAGGGGTTGGATTTTGGACACCAGTGAATGGAACTGTAAGAAAGTTACATTCTACTTCCAAGGCCAATCTAGGAACAATCGTATGGCCAGGAGAATCTCCCTCCGTTCCTAAAGGTTGGGTCCTTCCCACCAataagaagaagatgagaatAGGAGTACCAGTCACCAAGGGTTTTGGTGAATTCGTAAAGGTGACACGAGATCCTAGCACTAACGCAACGGAGGTCACTGGATTTTCCATAGCAGTCTTCGATGCGGTGATGGCAGCATTACCATATGCTGTTCCTTATGAGTACAGTCTCTTCCAGACGCCCGATGGCGATCCAGCGGGTGATTACAATGACTTGATATATCAAGTATATCTCCAG AAGTATGATGCTGTGGTGGGAGATACTACTATTCTAGCGAACAGGTCCTTGTATGTAGACTTTACACTACCGTACACAGAATCTGGGGTGTCAATGATCGTGCCCATCGtagatagaagaagaaaaaatgcatGGGTTTTCTTGAAGCCACTTACTTGGGACCTTTGGGTGACAAGCTCTTGTTTCTTTGTATTCATTGGCTTTGTGATTTGGGTTCTTGAACATCGAGTAAATAAAGATTTCAGAGGGCCTCGTTCACATCAAGTTGGCACTATCTTCTGGTTTTCATTCTCAACATTGGTGTTTGCTCAGA AGGAGAGAATTGTCAATAACTTGGCTCGGTTTGTGGTGATCATATGGCTTTTTGTGGTGCTGATTCTTACTCAAAGTTACACAGCCAGCTTGACTTCAATGTTGACAGTTCAACAGCTCAACCCAACCATCACCGATATAAATGAGCTCATAAAGAAAGGGGAGCGTGTAGGTTGCCATCATGGCTCTTTCGTTCATGACTTCTTGATCGAATCGATGAAATTTGATAAGTCCAAGCTTGTAATCTATGAGTCACCAGAAGAACTGgatgaattattttcaataggTAGAGTTGCTGCTGCATTTGATGAAATCCCTTACGTGAAGACTTTCCTCACAAAATATTGCTCCAAATACACTGCAGTGGGACCAACATACAAGTTTGATGGCTTTGGATTT gtgTTTCCAAAGGGTTCACCCCTTGTAGCTGATGTTTCAAGGCAAGTCTTAAACGTGACAGAGGGAGCTAAAATGCTACAATTTGAGGAGGCATGGTTTGGGCAAACAACCAGTTGTCCAGAGCTCACCAACTCAGTTTCTTCAAACAGCATCGGCCTTAATAGCTTTTGGGGCCTATTCCTCATTGCTGGAGTCGCTTCATTTGTAGCTCTCATCACATGCATCACCACATTCCTTTATGAAAATAGAGATGCCTTAATAAACTTGAATTCCCCATCTTCGATATGGAGAAAAATTAAAGCCATGGTGACACGCTTTGACGACAAAGATCTTAGGTCCCATACTTTTAGAGAAATTGATCAACTTCAAGACGAGCGACATCAAAGCCATGGATGCAGCTACACCAACTTCCCTCCAAGTCCATCGAGCCTTTTGATCCCAACACACAATAATTCTGCTTTCTTCGGAGAACAAGGAACACCTTCTTCTGGACATGCTGATCCAGTCGGTCCAAATCGGCGGATGTCTCCACATATAATGTTTGAATATGAGCTTGCTAATATAAATCACGAGTAA